Proteins encoded in a region of the Geoanaerobacter pelophilus genome:
- a CDS encoding response regulator translates to MQIRTKLKIIAVVPVFILLCSSVAQYWVSREVDRLNYRAIRSDEIQKLFSDLTILTHEYYIYSELRAHEQWQATYRTIGQKMTESGPVFKTPEDKRIIREVTHHYKTIGYLFNQYGPHTKEFGPQNRDATWKRFSDRLTSRLLQELQTVSPLLTNLHDINHSQAETRAQRLDYLELLFLLAISLSVPVTSWLVYRAFAQPVQKFRSGIEIMAQGDLEHRIGLAPTDEIGELAVAFDQMAEQRHADDERLRHNKDVFESLYRLSQMISGPDDKLKNFALEEAVRLTGSMIGYIYFLNEDETLLNLHAWSKDVMPQCMVVDPQTLYKVSDVGIWGEAIRQRRPMIFNDYMAANPLKKGLPEGHVALVNHMNVPLFDGERIVLLAGVSNKKTGYSDEDISVVTLIMDAMWRIVRKKEAEHFLVQMNERLEQRVQERTEELSQLTRNLTTENEERKKAEAQVMESMNYYLTILQRAPALIWRAGTDTLCDWFNESWLLFTGRPIEQELGNGWAEGVHPDDFDHCLKIYLEAFNSREPFEMEYRLRRHDGAFRWLIDFGRPNFSPTGEFLGYIGYCFDIEERKILEQELISATVAAESANRAKSEFLANMSHEIRTPMNAIIGLGHLALQTEMTPKQRDYLTKIHSSAQSLLGIINDILDFSKIESGKLVLESVEFRLPDLLDNLADIITVWAEAKGLEVLYAVDPRIPPLLKGDPLRLTQVLGNLLNNAVKFTEHGEVVLQVSVEELREHEDDVSLLFSVRDSGIGMTEEERLRLFQPFTQADSSTTRKFGGTGLGLSICSRLVELMGGNIWVESVPQQGSCFYFTLTLKRAGEHPALIEEPFPLRDMRVLVVDDNVSAREILQQELTIHGFRVTAVASGEEGLTELLAASGEDGDPYRLVLMDWFMPGMDGLETVERIRREQLIDALPVVVMVSAFGNEDIRQKARELDVKDFLAKPFHPQRLYRSICRAMGYGNELLQHDAERDSETSEKLSGLEGMRVLVVEDHAVNRLFAKEVLKNVGVITEIAVDGKEAVAAVNQADPQFDAVLMDIQMPVMDGYEATRMIRETHGLESLPIIAMTAHALVEEKERCLKAGMNGHIAKPIDVMELYATLLRFAAAVERPQEGRKEGLARHYGGLPALPGINLEAWFARVGQNIELFRSILADFAGGYKGTAAAIREALESGDRDAALRLIHGLKGVSGNIAAEKLYDTTKMLEDVIQRNTGEDVNWLIDKLERYLGEVIETAEKFSSTATGLQIQVNNGDISSEGLVPVINELAHLLKLQDLQAIRPCTALCTLLAHGETNAKGLAIMEHVKRLDFRLALSLLEQLAAALQIRIEEKE, encoded by the coding sequence ATGCAGATTCGCACAAAGCTCAAGATAATTGCCGTTGTTCCGGTGTTCATTCTCCTCTGCTCTTCCGTGGCCCAATATTGGGTGTCACGGGAGGTAGACAGGCTGAATTACCGGGCAATCCGTTCCGATGAAATCCAGAAACTCTTTTCCGACCTGACCATTCTCACCCATGAATATTACATCTATTCGGAACTACGCGCCCATGAGCAGTGGCAGGCCACCTACCGGACCATTGGCCAGAAAATGACCGAGAGCGGGCCGGTATTCAAAACACCTGAGGACAAACGGATCATCAGGGAAGTGACCCACCACTACAAGACCATCGGCTATCTTTTCAACCAGTATGGTCCCCACACCAAAGAGTTTGGTCCCCAGAACCGGGATGCAACCTGGAAGCGGTTCTCCGATCGGCTGACCAGCCGCCTGCTCCAGGAACTCCAGACTGTATCCCCCCTGCTGACCAATCTGCACGACATCAACCATAGCCAGGCAGAAACACGGGCACAGCGGCTGGATTACCTGGAATTGTTGTTCCTGCTGGCGATCTCATTAAGCGTGCCGGTTACCTCCTGGCTTGTCTATCGGGCATTTGCTCAGCCGGTCCAGAAATTCCGATCCGGCATTGAGATCATGGCCCAGGGAGATCTTGAACACAGGATCGGACTGGCGCCGACTGACGAGATCGGCGAACTGGCTGTGGCCTTTGACCAGATGGCAGAACAGCGGCACGCTGACGATGAGCGTCTGCGGCACAACAAAGATGTCTTCGAGTCATTGTACCGCTTGTCGCAAATGATCAGCGGCCCTGATGACAAGCTCAAGAATTTTGCCCTCGAAGAAGCAGTACGTCTGACCGGAAGTATGATCGGCTATATCTATTTTCTGAATGAGGACGAGACGCTGCTGAATCTCCATGCCTGGTCCAAAGATGTTATGCCTCAATGCATGGTGGTCGATCCACAGACTCTCTACAAAGTTTCTGATGTCGGCATCTGGGGTGAAGCCATCCGTCAGCGCCGCCCAATGATCTTTAATGATTATATGGCAGCGAATCCCCTCAAGAAAGGGCTTCCCGAAGGGCATGTGGCGTTGGTCAATCACATGAACGTGCCGCTGTTCGATGGCGAACGGATCGTGCTGCTTGCTGGCGTTTCCAACAAGAAAACCGGTTATAGCGATGAGGATATTTCCGTTGTCACCCTGATAATGGACGCCATGTGGCGCATTGTACGCAAAAAAGAGGCTGAGCATTTCCTGGTGCAGATGAATGAAAGGCTGGAGCAGCGGGTACAGGAGCGGACAGAAGAGCTGTCGCAACTGACCAGGAACTTGACCACAGAGAATGAAGAACGTAAAAAGGCAGAAGCTCAGGTAATGGAGTCGATGAACTACTACCTGACCATTTTGCAACGGGCACCGGCCCTGATCTGGCGCGCTGGCACCGACACCTTGTGCGACTGGTTCAACGAGAGCTGGCTCCTGTTCACTGGCAGGCCCATTGAACAGGAGTTGGGCAACGGCTGGGCGGAAGGCGTCCATCCAGACGATTTCGACCACTGCCTCAAAATTTACCTTGAAGCCTTCAACAGCCGGGAACCGTTCGAGATGGAGTACCGGCTACGGCGCCACGATGGCGCCTTTCGCTGGCTTATCGATTTCGGCAGACCCAATTTCTCGCCGACCGGGGAGTTCCTGGGTTATATTGGCTACTGCTTCGACATTGAAGAGCGTAAAATCCTGGAGCAGGAGCTTATCAGCGCCACAGTCGCCGCAGAAAGTGCCAACCGGGCCAAGAGCGAGTTTCTGGCCAACATGAGTCACGAAATCCGGACTCCGATGAATGCCATTATCGGACTCGGCCACCTGGCGCTCCAGACTGAAATGACCCCCAAGCAGCGCGACTACCTGACCAAGATCCACTCTTCCGCCCAATCGCTGCTCGGCATCATCAATGACATCCTGGATTTTTCCAAGATCGAATCCGGCAAGCTGGTGCTGGAATCGGTCGAATTCCGCTTGCCCGACCTGCTGGACAACCTTGCCGACATCATCACGGTCTGGGCTGAAGCCAAGGGGCTTGAAGTCCTCTACGCCGTTGACCCGCGGATCCCGCCACTGCTGAAAGGCGATCCATTAAGGCTCACCCAGGTCCTGGGCAATCTGCTCAACAACGCGGTAAAGTTTACTGAACATGGCGAGGTGGTCCTGCAGGTATCGGTCGAAGAGCTTCGGGAACACGAAGATGATGTCTCTCTCCTCTTTTCGGTCCGGGACAGCGGCATCGGCATGACGGAAGAAGAACGGCTCCGGCTCTTTCAGCCATTCACCCAGGCCGATAGCTCAACTACCCGCAAGTTCGGTGGCACCGGGCTGGGGCTCTCGATCTGCAGTCGGCTGGTGGAGCTCATGGGGGGGAATATCTGGGTGGAGAGCGTTCCGCAGCAAGGGAGTTGCTTCTATTTCACCCTGACCCTGAAACGCGCCGGCGAGCATCCGGCACTTATTGAAGAACCGTTCCCGTTGCGCGACATGCGGGTGCTGGTGGTTGACGACAACGTGTCTGCCAGGGAGATCCTGCAGCAGGAACTGACCATTCATGGCTTCAGGGTCACGGCAGTCGCTTCCGGAGAAGAGGGGCTAACAGAGCTGCTTGCTGCTTCCGGCGAGGATGGCGACCCTTACCGGCTGGTGCTTATGGACTGGTTCATGCCGGGAATGGACGGCCTGGAAACGGTGGAACGGATCAGGCGCGAGCAGTTAATCGACGCGCTGCCCGTGGTGGTCATGGTCTCGGCATTCGGCAATGAAGATATCCGCCAGAAGGCCCGAGAGCTTGATGTTAAGGATTTCCTGGCAAAGCCGTTTCATCCGCAACGGCTCTATCGCTCCATCTGCAGGGCAATGGGTTACGGCAACGAACTGTTGCAGCACGATGCCGAACGGGACAGCGAAACATCGGAAAAGCTCTCTGGGCTCGAAGGGATGCGGGTGCTTGTGGTCGAAGACCATGCCGTGAACCGCCTCTTTGCCAAGGAAGTGTTGAAGAATGTCGGCGTGATTACAGAAATAGCGGTCGACGGCAAGGAGGCGGTGGCTGCCGTGAACCAGGCTGACCCCCAGTTCGATGCCGTGCTTATGGATATCCAGATGCCGGTCATGGATGGCTACGAAGCCACCAGAATGATCCGGGAGACCCATGGCCTGGAAAGCCTGCCGATCATTGCCATGACTGCCCATGCCCTGGTCGAGGAAAAGGAGCGCTGTTTGAAAGCAGGGATGAATGGTCATATTGCCAAGCCGATCGATGTCATGGAACTGTATGCCACCCTGCTCCGGTTCGCCGCTGCGGTCGAACGGCCGCAGGAAGGACGTAAAGAAGGACTGGCCCGGCATTATGGCGGCTTGCCGGCCCTGCCCGGGATCAACCTGGAAGCCTGGTTCGCCAGGGTCGGCCAGAATATCGAACTGTTTCGATCGATCCTTGCTGATTTCGCCGGCGGCTATAAAGGCACTGCAGCAGCCATCCGCGAAGCGCTGGAAAGCGGTGACCGGGATGCGGCGCTGCGACTGATCCACGGGCTCAAGGGGGTGTCCGGCAATATTGCCGCCGAAAAACTCTACGACACCACCAAAATGCTGGAAGACGTCATCCAGCGGAATACGGGAGAAGATGTTAACTGGCTTATTGATAAGCTGGAGCGGTACCTTGGCGAAGTCATCGAAACTGCCGAAAAGTTCTCATCTACCGCCACCGGTCTCCAGATTCAGGTAAACAACGGTGATATCTCCAGTGAAGGGTTAGTGCCGGTCATCAATGAACTGGCCCATCTGCTGAAGCTGCAAGACCTCCAGGCAATCCGGCCATGCACGGCTCTCTGCACCCTGCTGGCGCACGGCGAGACCAACGCTAAAGGGCTAGCCATCATGGAACATGTCAAGAGGCTCGATTTCAGGCTCGCCCTCTCGTTACTGGAGCAACTGGCTGCGGCACTGCAGATTCGGATCGAGGAGAAGGAATGA
- a CDS encoding diguanylate cyclase, whose protein sequence is MKTVNELPKVLVVDDAPINIQLLNDALQENHRVFFATNGKDALKIAATSLPDLILLDIMMPDMDGYEVCRKFKADPLLKDIPIIFITAMSQQEDESSGLELGAVDYITKPFNPSIVRLRVRNQLELKRQRDLLGRLSCMDGLTGLHNRRGFDEFIDREWRRAIRNRSPMSIIMIDIDHFKDYNDAYGHLAGDDCLKRVAYLLEASLERPADFIARYGGEEFICVLPDTEMPGTLVLAEKLRLAIESAAIPHQFSMVAPCVTISLGAISEIPSPASDSKELLNRADKLLYLAKRKGRNQVAGDQG, encoded by the coding sequence ATGAAGACAGTCAATGAGCTCCCCAAAGTGCTGGTGGTTGATGATGCCCCGATCAATATCCAACTCCTCAATGATGCCTTGCAGGAGAACCACCGGGTATTTTTTGCCACCAACGGCAAGGATGCCCTCAAGATTGCGGCCACCTCGCTCCCGGACCTAATCCTGCTGGACATCATGATGCCTGACATGGACGGCTACGAAGTCTGCAGAAAATTCAAGGCTGATCCGCTGCTCAAGGACATCCCGATCATCTTTATCACTGCCATGTCCCAACAGGAGGATGAGTCGTCAGGGCTTGAGCTTGGGGCCGTCGACTATATCACCAAACCGTTCAATCCCTCCATCGTCCGGCTCAGGGTCCGGAACCAGCTGGAGCTGAAACGCCAGCGCGACCTCCTGGGGCGGCTCTCCTGCATGGACGGACTCACGGGACTCCACAACCGCCGAGGTTTCGACGAATTCATTGACAGGGAATGGCGCCGGGCGATCCGCAACCGGAGTCCCATGTCCATCATCATGATCGATATCGATCATTTCAAGGATTACAACGATGCTTACGGCCACCTTGCTGGTGACGACTGCCTGAAACGGGTCGCTTATCTGCTGGAGGCCTCACTGGAACGACCCGCAGATTTCATCGCCCGCTATGGTGGTGAGGAATTCATCTGTGTTCTCCCGGATACGGAGATGCCGGGGACTCTGGTCCTGGCGGAAAAACTCCGGCTGGCCATCGAATCAGCTGCCATCCCCCATCAGTTCTCCATGGTTGCCCCATGCGTCACCATCAGCTTGGGAGCAATAAGCGAGATCCCTAGCCCGGCTTCAGACTCAAAAGAACTGCTCAATCGGGCCGACAAGCTGCTCTACCTGGCAAAGCGCAAGGGGCGCAACCAGGTGGCAGGCGATCAGGGCTAA
- a CDS encoding sensor histidine kinase, producing MNAPPWLFDIDPAAISLQVLLPAVTWAILIFVAYREWQARRRLAEEIRERMQVEQALQRRSRYLKALSEVNQLLLSNPGYREAYEEILRQLGLAANASRVYIFENHPGEEGQVLTSQRAEWCAPGIEPQIDNQSLQRVQMEYSPCKRWMPILHQGKPVTGKIGELSQEEREFLESQQIRSILILPMQVNGSLFGFVGFDQCDRERDWEDSEIYFLRSAAITLCQHIERKQALDEIAYQHQRLEERVKSRTAQLELANEELEAFCYTVSHDLRGPLTGIRGFSQLLLDELEASACTERDYILRVLDITDRTLQLIDDLLSLSRAARTELQCASVDLSEIAQTVAAELQLQYPQRKVVFNIQEQMTAAGDEGLLKAVVQNLIHNSWKYTSKKPMAEISFGSSRIDGETVYHVRDNGAGFRMEYVDRLFQAFSRLHTAHEFPGTGVGLATVRRIVQRHGGRVWAEGEVDKGASFYFTLSALS from the coding sequence ATGAACGCTCCTCCCTGGCTCTTCGACATCGACCCGGCAGCAATTTCCCTTCAAGTGCTGCTCCCTGCCGTTACTTGGGCAATCCTGATATTTGTCGCTTACCGCGAATGGCAGGCCAGAAGAAGACTGGCAGAAGAGATCCGGGAACGGATGCAGGTCGAACAGGCCCTGCAGCGCCGGAGCCGCTACCTGAAGGCCCTGTCAGAGGTGAACCAGCTGCTGCTGTCTAACCCCGGCTATCGCGAGGCTTACGAGGAGATCCTGCGCCAGTTGGGATTGGCGGCCAATGCCAGCCGGGTCTATATCTTTGAAAATCACCCCGGCGAAGAGGGGCAGGTGCTGACCAGCCAACGCGCCGAATGGTGCGCCCCCGGTATAGAGCCACAGATAGACAACCAGTCTCTGCAGCGGGTGCAGATGGAATACTCGCCCTGCAAGCGCTGGATGCCGATCCTGCATCAGGGCAAGCCGGTAACCGGCAAAATCGGCGAGCTCTCGCAGGAAGAACGAGAATTCCTGGAGTCGCAACAGATCAGGAGTATTCTGATCCTGCCGATGCAGGTCAATGGTTCGCTGTTCGGCTTTGTCGGATTCGACCAGTGTGACCGGGAGCGGGACTGGGAAGATTCCGAGATTTATTTTCTTCGGTCTGCGGCCATCACCCTCTGCCAGCATATTGAGCGCAAGCAGGCCCTTGACGAAATCGCCTATCAGCACCAGCGGCTCGAAGAGCGGGTCAAGAGCAGAACCGCCCAGCTTGAGCTGGCCAACGAAGAGCTGGAAGCGTTCTGTTATACGGTATCGCACGACCTGCGCGGCCCGCTTACCGGAATCCGCGGCTTCAGCCAGCTGCTCCTCGACGAGCTGGAGGCTTCTGCATGCACCGAGCGCGATTATATCCTCCGAGTGCTCGACATCACCGACCGGACCCTCCAGCTGATCGACGACCTGCTGAGCCTGTCACGCGCGGCGCGGACCGAACTGCAGTGCGCTAGCGTGGACCTGAGCGAAATTGCACAGACCGTCGCGGCAGAACTGCAACTGCAGTATCCGCAGCGCAAGGTTGTTTTCAACATTCAAGAGCAGATGACGGCAGCTGGCGACGAAGGGCTGCTCAAAGCGGTGGTGCAGAACCTCATCCACAACTCCTGGAAATACACCTCCAAAAAACCGATGGCAGAGATCAGTTTCGGCTCTTCCCGGATTGACGGCGAGACCGTCTATCATGTCAGGGACAATGGCGCCGGGTTCCGCATGGAGTACGTTGACCGGCTTTTCCAGGCCTTCAGCAGACTGCATACCGCCCACGAGTTTCCAGGGACCGGTGTCGGCCTGGCCACGGTGCGGCGCATCGTGCAACGCCATGGCGGCCGGGTCTGGGCTGAGGGCGAGGTCGATAAGGGCGCCAGCTTTTATTTCACCCTGTCGGCTTTAAGTTGA
- a CDS encoding glycine zipper family protein, whose protein sequence is MRNKLMSLIILTVFVISGCTTYKTQYAGFRPPEDYMNNQVINGISIGGEAYANADAAETAFGFDIKGAGLLPVQLVLNNNSGSSLEVVANQTFLVDDTGKYWTLIPTGVAIERLEQSTQLASFFGKGAGKGALIGAAAGSVIGAALGIVSGSNVGSALGKGAALGAAGGAIFGGVKEGTSSDREYRITDDLRAKSLEGKVIPASHLANGFLFFPGEADSAKSIRLQLRDKESDRIIPVVLRLK, encoded by the coding sequence ATGCGCAACAAGCTAATGTCGCTCATTATTCTGACTGTTTTCGTGATATCCGGGTGCACCACCTACAAAACCCAGTACGCCGGGTTCCGCCCGCCGGAAGATTACATGAACAATCAGGTGATAAACGGAATTTCCATCGGTGGCGAGGCGTATGCAAATGCGGATGCAGCTGAAACCGCGTTCGGCTTTGATATCAAGGGGGCTGGACTCCTGCCGGTACAGCTGGTGTTGAACAACAACAGCGGTTCCAGCCTGGAAGTGGTTGCCAACCAGACCTTTCTGGTGGATGACACCGGCAAGTACTGGACGCTTATCCCTACCGGAGTGGCGATCGAGCGGCTTGAGCAATCAACGCAGCTGGCCTCCTTCTTCGGTAAAGGAGCCGGCAAGGGAGCATTGATCGGCGCTGCGGCCGGTTCGGTAATTGGCGCTGCCCTGGGAATAGTCTCCGGCTCTAATGTCGGTTCAGCCCTCGGCAAGGGTGCCGCACTGGGCGCAGCCGGTGGTGCGATCTTCGGCGGAGTAAAAGAAGGGACCTCATCGGATCGCGAATACCGGATAACCGATGACTTGCGGGCCAAGAGCCTGGAAGGCAAGGTTATTCCGGCCAGTCATCTTGCCAACGGTTTTCTCTTTTTCCCGGGTGAAGCCGACTCTGCCAAGTCTATCCGGCTGCAGTTGCGGGATAAAGAGAGCGACCGGATCATCCCGGTTGTCCTCAGGTTGAAATAG
- a CDS encoding MATE family efflux transporter, translating into MTTENRGGHLKRRRPVSIRRNVINLSLPVLLSSLFQRLVSIVDIFLVGGLGAAAIAATGLGQLLVFVTMTVFWGLATGTTVVIAHLWGAGRRREGKRAAFAAFVACGVMAIVASLLGYLFGTDLARFLGANDEIIRFGDSYIRLVFLWFGFTAGLNILSAIMHGNGDTRTPMVAIILVNILHVLIAWPLIYGKLGFPRMEVIGAAYAINISECFGFTFLLFQAFRRRYLKIGIPSLELFKRIWHVGYPVALERIAQQSGQLFYSKFIISYGTAAYAAHQIGLSIESLSFMPGAGMGIAAATLMGQSLGARKFRRAKIGHREALRLAIIVMSIMALLFFFAPAPLIKLFTHDPAVIEKGCVFLRLVAFAQVPLAISFVYAGSLRGTGDTHYVFLVTLFAMWGIRVLLAYIAAELLHWSLYVVWGVFLVDWLFRSIAFWWRYQKRDLHQVII; encoded by the coding sequence GTGACAACCGAAAATCGGGGCGGCCACCTGAAGCGGCGCCGCCCCGTCTCCATCAGACGCAACGTCATCAATCTCTCCCTGCCAGTACTCCTGTCATCGCTGTTTCAACGACTGGTCTCCATTGTCGATATCTTCCTGGTGGGCGGACTGGGCGCTGCCGCCATAGCAGCCACCGGGCTGGGGCAACTGCTGGTCTTCGTCACTATGACGGTGTTCTGGGGGCTGGCGACCGGCACCACCGTAGTTATTGCCCATTTATGGGGGGCCGGCCGGCGCAGGGAGGGGAAGCGGGCGGCGTTCGCCGCGTTCGTTGCCTGCGGCGTCATGGCAATCGTGGCATCGCTGCTCGGGTATCTGTTCGGCACCGACCTGGCGAGATTCCTCGGCGCCAACGACGAGATCATCCGCTTCGGCGACAGCTACATCAGGCTGGTCTTTCTCTGGTTCGGCTTTACTGCCGGGTTGAATATCCTCTCCGCCATCATGCATGGCAACGGCGACACCCGGACCCCGATGGTGGCGATCATCCTGGTCAATATCCTCCATGTCCTGATTGCCTGGCCGCTGATCTACGGCAAACTGGGTTTCCCGCGGATGGAGGTGATCGGCGCAGCCTATGCCATCAATATCTCCGAGTGCTTTGGCTTTACCTTCCTGTTGTTCCAGGCGTTCCGGCGGCGTTACCTCAAGATCGGCATCCCGAGCCTGGAGCTGTTCAAGCGGATCTGGCATGTCGGCTATCCGGTGGCTCTGGAACGGATCGCCCAGCAGTCGGGGCAGCTGTTCTATTCCAAGTTCATCATCTCCTACGGCACGGCTGCCTATGCCGCTCACCAGATCGGGTTGTCCATAGAATCGCTCTCGTTCATGCCCGGGGCCGGCATGGGGATCGCGGCGGCCACCCTGATGGGGCAGTCGCTCGGTGCGCGCAAGTTCCGCCGGGCAAAGATAGGGCACCGCGAGGCGCTACGCCTGGCAATCATCGTCATGTCGATCATGGCGCTGCTCTTTTTCTTTGCCCCGGCGCCACTGATCAAACTGTTCACCCACGATCCGGCGGTCATTGAAAAGGGGTGCGTTTTCCTGCGGCTGGTCGCTTTTGCCCAGGTGCCGCTGGCCATATCGTTTGTCTATGCCGGGAGCCTGCGCGGCACCGGCGACACCCATTACGTCTTCCTGGTGACCCTGTTTGCCATGTGGGGAATCCGGGTGTTGCTCGCCTATATCGCTGCCGAGCTGCTGCATTGGTCGCTGTATGTGGTCTGGGGGGTATTCCTGGTGGATTGGCTGTTCCGGTCGATCGCTTTCTGGTGGCGTTATCAGAAGCGGGACCTGCACCAGGTCATTATCTGA
- a CDS encoding GSU3128 family (seleno)protein, producing the protein MKIRKKILDYEYEEVLDTRTRELIRVGCAVAVGCPTULKKHFAVAKEAGATEAELKEAMAYGIIAPSGRAKNFALSMFDELDLKSP; encoded by the coding sequence ATGAAGATCCGCAAGAAAATCCTTGATTACGAGTACGAGGAGGTGCTCGATACCCGGACCCGCGAGTTGATCCGGGTCGGTTGCGCCGTGGCGGTCGGCTGCCCCACCTGACTGAAGAAACACTTCGCGGTCGCGAAGGAGGCAGGAGCAACCGAGGCGGAACTGAAGGAGGCCATGGCCTACGGCATCATCGCTCCATCCGGCCGGGCGAAAAATTTTGCCCTCAGCATGTTCGACGAGCTTGATTTGAAATCACCCTGA
- a CDS encoding CAP domain-containing protein yields MTRALPAILLMLLLAGPALAGTYEDDLLALINKYRAEHRLKPLTMRPTYVNLAYEESLAMRKVGRMSHDGFPASFRKATATGANSCVENVAWNFSTAHGLFKGWQKSPEHDRNMRDPAITGAGIAKVGPYITFIACY; encoded by the coding sequence TTGACAAGGGCCTTGCCGGCCATCCTGCTGATGCTGCTGCTGGCAGGACCGGCACTGGCCGGTACCTACGAAGATGACCTGCTGGCACTGATTAACAAGTATCGGGCGGAACACCGGCTCAAGCCGCTCACCATGCGCCCGACTTACGTCAACCTGGCGTATGAAGAAAGCCTGGCGATGCGCAAGGTCGGCCGCATGAGCCATGACGGTTTTCCTGCCAGCTTCCGGAAAGCAACGGCAACCGGTGCCAACAGCTGCGTAGAAAACGTGGCCTGGAATTTTTCAACAGCCCATGGCCTGTTTAAAGGCTGGCAAAAGTCGCCTGAACACGACCGGAACATGCGCGACCCGGCAATCACCGGCGCCGGCATTGCCAAGGTCGGACCATACATAACCTTTATTGCCTGTTACTGA
- the dapA gene encoding 4-hydroxy-tetrahydrodipicolinate synthase, which yields MFKGSIVAIVTPFNNGQVDFEKLRELVEFQIEGGTDAIVPCGTTGEASTLDYDEHMEVIKTVIAQVKKRVPVIAGTGSNSTAEAIELSQKAKEAGADGVLLVTPYYNKPTQEGLVRHYTAIANAVAIPQILYNVPGRTGVNMLPETVARIAVHKNVVAIKEATGSLQQASEVLALCGDQIDVLSGDDFITFPMMACGAKGVISVLANIMPKTVGDLTDAFFAGDLAKARQLHLDTLKIGNAMFIESNPIPVKTALGLMGKCSAEVRLPLCEMGAANKEKLTAIMKEYKLI from the coding sequence ATGTTTAAAGGAAGCATCGTCGCCATAGTCACCCCGTTCAACAACGGCCAGGTAGATTTTGAAAAGCTCCGCGAGCTGGTCGAGTTCCAGATTGAAGGCGGCACCGACGCCATCGTGCCGTGCGGCACCACCGGCGAGGCCTCCACCCTCGATTACGATGAGCATATGGAGGTGATCAAGACGGTCATCGCCCAGGTGAAGAAGCGGGTCCCGGTCATTGCTGGCACCGGCTCCAACTCCACTGCCGAAGCGATCGAGCTGTCACAGAAGGCCAAAGAAGCCGGCGCTGACGGCGTGCTGCTGGTGACCCCTTATTACAACAAGCCGACCCAGGAAGGGCTGGTGCGCCACTACACGGCAATAGCCAACGCCGTAGCGATCCCCCAGATCCTCTACAACGTACCGGGCCGCACCGGGGTCAACATGCTCCCCGAGACCGTAGCCAGGATTGCTGTGCACAAGAACGTCGTTGCCATCAAGGAAGCCACCGGCTCGCTGCAGCAGGCGTCCGAGGTGCTGGCACTCTGTGGCGACCAGATCGACGTCCTCTCCGGTGACGACTTCATCACCTTCCCGATGATGGCCTGCGGCGCCAAAGGGGTCATTTCGGTACTGGCCAACATCATGCCCAAGACCGTCGGCGACCTGACCGATGCCTTCTTTGCCGGAGACCTGGCCAAGGCCCGCCAGCTGCACCTGGATACGCTCAAGATCGGCAACGCCATGTTCATCGAGAGCAACCCGATCCCGGTGAAGACCGCTCTGGGTCTGATGGGCAAATGCTCCGCAGAAGTTCGTCTGCCGCTGTGCGAAATGGGCGCGGCCAACAAAGAAAAGCTTACGGCCATCATGAAGGAATATAAACTGATCTGA
- the dapB gene encoding 4-hydroxy-tetrahydrodipicolinate reductase encodes MIKVAVCGAAGRMGQRIIVAVKEAGCQISGALERPGHEQIGQDAGVIAGCGPLGVAITDDLNAVVEGCDVLIDFTTPKVSLKNLEVCSLKKKSIVIGSTGFTPEERALAAELAREIPAVLAPNMSVGVNVCFKVLKDVATILGDDFDVEIVELHHNKKKDSPSGTAVRMGEVVAEALGRDYNKVANYHREGICGERTKEEIGMQTVRGGDIVGEHTVYFIGQGERIEISHRAMTRDMFSRGSARAAKWVVGQKPGLYDMQDVLGLK; translated from the coding sequence ATGATTAAAGTAGCTGTTTGCGGTGCCGCCGGCCGCATGGGTCAGAGAATCATCGTAGCGGTCAAGGAGGCAGGTTGCCAGATTTCCGGGGCACTGGAACGGCCCGGTCACGAGCAGATCGGCCAGGATGCCGGAGTGATCGCCGGTTGCGGCCCCCTGGGCGTTGCCATCACCGACGACCTCAATGCCGTGGTCGAGGGGTGCGACGTGCTGATTGACTTCACTACCCCCAAGGTGTCGCTCAAGAACCTGGAAGTCTGTAGCCTCAAGAAAAAATCGATCGTCATTGGCTCCACCGGCTTCACCCCGGAAGAACGGGCCCTGGCAGCAGAACTGGCCCGGGAGATCCCGGCAGTGCTCGCCCCCAACATGAGCGTCGGGGTCAATGTCTGCTTCAAAGTACTGAAAGACGTGGCCACGATCCTGGGCGACGACTTCGACGTCGAGATCGTCGAACTGCATCACAACAAGAAAAAAGACTCACCGTCAGGAACTGCCGTGCGCATGGGTGAGGTCGTCGCCGAAGCGCTGGGACGGGACTATAACAAGGTGGCTAACTACCACCGCGAAGGGATCTGCGGCGAACGGACCAAGGAAGAGATCGGCATGCAGACCGTGCGCGGCGGCGACATCGTCGGCGAGCACACCGTCTACTTCATCGGCCAAGGAGAGCGGATCGAGATCTCCCACCGCGCCATGACCCGTGACATGTTTTCCCGCGGCTCGGCCCGTGCCGCCAAGTGGGTGGTGGGCCAAAAACCTGGGTTGTATGACATGCAGGACGTATTAGGATTAAAATAA